One genomic window of Glycine max cultivar Williams 82 chromosome 16, Glycine_max_v4.0, whole genome shotgun sequence includes the following:
- the LOC100785899 gene encoding sucrose transport protein SUC8: MEEPQPGPSPLRKMILVSSMAAGIQFGWALQLSLLTPYVQTLGVPHAWASFIWLCGPISGLLVQPIVGYSSDRCQSRFGRRRPFILAGSLAVAIAVFLIGYAADIGHAAGDNLTQKTRPRAVAIFVIGFWILDVANNMLQGPCRAFLGDLAAGDEKKTKAANAFFSFFMAVGNILGYAAGSYDGLHRLFPFTETEACNVFCANLKSCFFFAIVLLVVLTTLVLITVKETPYTPKAEKETKDAEKTHFSCFCGELCLAFKGLKRPMWMLMLVTAVNWIAWFPYFLFDTDWMGREVYGGDVGQKAYDSGVHAGSLGLMLNAVVLAVMSLAIEPLGRVVGGIKWLWGIVNILLAICLGMTVLITKIAEHERLLNPALVGNPSLGIKVGSMVFFSVLGIPLAITFSVPFALASIYSSTSGAGQGLSLGVLNIAIVVPQMIVSTISGPWDALFGGGNLPAFVLGAVAAVVSAILAVLLLPTPKKADEARASSLNMGSLH; encoded by the exons ATGGAGGAGCCACAACCAGGACCCAGCCCGTTACGCAAAATGATTTTGGTGTCATCAATGGCGGCCGGTATCCAATTCGGGTGGGCCCTACAGCTCTCCCTTCTCACCCCATATGTTCAAACCCTAGGCGTCCCGCACGCTTGGGCCTCATTTATTTGGCTATGTGGCCCGATATCTGGGCTGCTGGTGCAGCCCATTGTGGGCTACAGCAGCGACCGATGCCAATCCCGTTTCGGTCGTCGCCGTCCCTTTATCCTAGCCGGGTCTTTGGCCGTCGCCATTGCCGTGTTCCTAATTGGTTACGCGGCCGATATAGGACACGCGGCAGGCGACAACCTGACCCAAAAGACTCGGCCACGTGCAGTGGCGATCTTCGTGATCGGGTTTTGGATCCTCGACGTGGCTAACAACATGCTCCAGGGTCCATGCCGTGCCTTTCTGGGCGACCTCGCTGCCGGGGATGAGAAAAAGACAAAGGCAGCCAAcgccttcttctctttcttcatGGCCGTCGGCAACATCCTGGGCTATGCTGCGGGATCCTACGACGGCCTCCACCGCCTCTTCCCCTTCACGGAAACCGAGGCATGCAACGTCTTCTGCGCAAACCTCAAGAGTTGCTTCTTCTTCGCTATCGTCCTCCTGGTGGTCCTCACCACCTTGGTGCTGATTACCGTGAAAGAAACTCCCTACACGCCAAAGGCAGAGAAGGAAACCAAAGATGCAGAGAAGACACACTTCTCGTGCTTCTGCGGAGAACTTTGTCTTGCATTCAAGGGGCTGAAGAGGCCAATGTGGATGTTGATGTTGGTGACCGCCGTGAACTGGATCGCGTGGTTCCCTTACTTTTTGTTCGACACCGATTGGATGGGTCGTGAGGTGTATGGTGGTGACGTGGGGCAGAAGGCGTACGATTCGGGAGTTCATGCAGGTTCTCTAGGGCTAATGTTGAACGCGGTGGTGTTGGCTGTGATGTCATTGGCAATTGAACCGTTGGGGCGTGTGGTTGGGGGAATCAAGTGGTTGTGGGGAATCGTTAACATCTTGTTGGCTATATGCTTGGGAATGACCGTTCTCATCACAAAGATCGCTGAGCATGAACGTCTTCTTAACCCTGCTTTGGTTGGGAACCCTTCCCTCGGTATCAAAGTTGGCTCCATGGTTTTCTTCTCTGTCCTTGGAATCCCTCTTGCG ATTACTTTCAGTGTCCCATTTGCTCTAGCATCTATATACTCCAGCACTTCCGGAGCAGGCCAAG gTCTATCTTTGGGTGTCCTTAATATTGCAATTGTCGTTCCACAG ATGATAGTATCAACCATAAGTGGACCTTGGGATGCCTTGTTCGGCGGTGGAAACTTGCCTGCATTCGTGTTGGGTGCGGTGGCCGCTGTCGTGAGTGCAATATTAGCAGTTCTTCTGCTGCCAACTCCAAAGAAAGCTGATGAGGCCAGGGCTTCTAGCCTCAACATGGGAAGTTTGCATTAG
- the LOC100798776 gene encoding sucrose transport protein SUC8: MEEPQPGPNPLRKMILVSSMAAGIQFGWALQLSLLTPYVQTLGVPHAWASFIWLCGPISGLLVQPIVGYSSDRCQSRFGRRRPFILAGSLAVAIAVFLIGYAADIGHAAGDNLTQKTRPRAVAIFVIGFWILDVANNMLQGPCRAFLGDLAAGDEKKTKAANAFFSFFMAVGNILGYAAGSYDGLHRLFPFTETEACNVFCANLKSCFFFAIVLLVVLTTLVLITVKETPYTPKAEKETKDAEKTHFSCFCGELCLAFKGLKRPMWMLMLVTAVNWIAWFPYFLFDTDWMGREVYGGDVGQKAYDSGVHAGSLGLMLNAMVLAVMSLAIEPLGRVVGGIKWLWGIVNILLAICLGMTVLITKIAEHERLLNPALVGNPSLGIKVGSMVFFSVLGIPLAITFSVPFALASIYSSTSGAGQGLSLGVLNIAIVVPQMIVSTISGPWDALFGGGNLPAFVLGAVAAVVSAILAVLLLPTPKKADEVRASSLNMGSLH, translated from the exons ATGGAGGAGCCACAACCAGGACCCAACCCGTTACGCAAAATGATTTTGGTGTCATCAATGGCGGCCGGTATCCAATTCGGGTGGGCCTTACAGCTCTCCCTTCTCACCCCATATGTTCAAACCCTAGGCGTCCCGCACGCTTGGGCCTCATTTATTTGGCTATGTGGCCCGATATCTGGGCTGCTGGTGCAGCCCATTGTGGGCTACAGCAGCGACCGATGCCAATCCCGTTTCGGTCGTCGCCGTCCCTTTATCCTAGCCGGGTCTTTGGCCGTCGCCATTGCCGTGTTCCTAATTGGTTACGCGGCCGATATAGGACACGCGGCAGGCGACAACCTGACCCAAAAGACTCGGCCACGTGCAGTGGCGATCTTCGTGATCGGGTTTTGGATCCTCGACGTGGCTAACAACATGCTCCAGGGTCCATGCCGTGCCTTTCTGGGCGACCTCGCTGCCGGGGATGAGAAAAAGACAAAGGCAGCCAAcgccttcttctctttcttcatGGCCGTCGGCAACATCCTGGGCTATGCTGCGGGATCCTACGACGGCCTCCACCGCCTCTTCCCCTTCACGGAAACCGAGGCATGCAACGTCTTCTGCGCAAACCTCAAGAGTTGCTTCTTCTTCGCTATCGTCCTCCTGGTGGTCCTCACCACCTTGGTGCTGATTACCGTGAAAGAAACTCCCTACACGCCAAAGGCAGAGAAGGAAACCAAAGATGCAGAGAAGACACACTTCTCGTGCTTCTGCGGAGAACTTTGTCTTGCATTCAAGGGGCTGAAGAGGCCAATGTGGATGTTGATGTTGGTGACCGCCGTGAACTGGATCGCGTGGTTCCCTTACTTTTTGTTCGACACCGATTGGATGGGTCGTGAGGTGTATGGTGGTGACGTGGGGCAGAAGGCGTACGATTCGGGAGTTCATGCAGGTTCTCTAGGGCTAATGTTAAACGCGATGGTGTTGGCTGTGATGTCATTGGCAATTGAACCGTTGGGGCGTGTGGTTGGGGGAATCAAGTGGTTGTGGGGAATCGTTAACATCTTGTTGGCTATATGCTTGGGAATGACCGTTCTCATCACAAAGATCGCTGAGCATGAACGTCTTCTCAACCCTGCTTTGGTTGGTAACCCTTCCCTCGGTATCAAAGTTGGTTCCATGGTTTTCTTCTCTGTCCTTGGAATCCCTCTTGCG ATTACTTTCAGTGTCCCATTTGCTCTAGCATCTATATACTCCAGCACTTCCGGAGCAGGCCAAG gTCTATCTTTGGGTGTCCTTAATATTGCAATTGTCGTTCCACAG ATGATAGTATCAACCATAAGTGGACCTTGGGATGCCTTGTTCGGCGGTGGAAACTTGCCTGCATTCGTGTTGGGTGCGGTGGCCGCCGTCGTGAGTGCAATATTAGCAGTTCTTCTGCTGCCAACTCCAAAGAAAGCTGATGAGGTCAGGGCTTCTAGCCTCAACATGGGAAGTTTGCATTAG
- the LOC100786411 gene encoding sucrose transport protein SUC8 — translation MEAPSPTKPNDPTKPSNTSTTLSLEAGPAQASPLRKMFAVASIAAGIQFGWALQLSLLTPYVQLLGVPHAAASFIWLCGPISGLVVQPIVGYYSDHCTSRFGRRRPFILGGALAVAVAVFLIGYAADIGYAAGDDISKTTRPRAVGVFVIGFWILDVANNMLQGPCRAFLADLAAGDQRKTRIANGFFSFFMAVGNVLGYAAGSYKGLHKMFPFTETKACDVFCANLKSCFFFSILLLLFLATVALLYVKDKQVEARALDDATQPSCFFQLFGALKELKRPMWMLMLVTAVNWVGWFPYFLFDTDWMGREVYGGQVGEDAYANGVRVGSLGLMVNAVVLGFMSLAVEPLGKMVGGVKRLWAIVNFILAIGFGMTVVITKVAEHQRKMNPAAVGHPSEGVVVGSMVFFGVLGVPLAITFSVPFALASIYCSASGAGQGLSLGVLNLAIVVPQMVVSTLSGPWDALFGGGNLPAFMVGAAAAALSAIMAIVLLPTPKPADEAKASSMMAGGFH, via the exons ATGGAGGCACCATCTCCCACCAAACCCAACGACCCAACAAAACCTTCCAACACTTCCACCACCCTTAGTCTGGAGGCCGGCCCGGCCCAAGCGAGCCCACTCCGAAAAATGTTTGCCGTGGCGTCCATCGCCGCCGGCATACAGTTCGGGTGGGCTCTCCAGCTCTCTCTTCTAACCCCCTACGTTCAGCTTTTAGGAGTCCCCCACGCGGCGGCCTCCTTCATCTGGCTCTGCGGGCCCATTTCCGGGCTCGTGGTACAGCCCATTGTGGGCTACTACAGCGACCACTGTACCTCCCGCTTTGGTCGCAGGCGCCCCTTTATTCTCGGGGGCGCCTTAGCCGTCGCCGTCGCCGTGTTCCTCATTGGTTACGCAGCCGATATAGGATACGCGGCGGGCGACGACATATCGAAAACGACCCGACCCCGAGCGGTCGGGGTCTTCGTCATAGGATTTTGGATCCTAGACGTGGCCAACAACATGCTTCAAGGACCCTGTCGCGCCTTTCTAGCAGACCTAGCTGCCGGCGACCAACGAAAAACAAGAATTGCTAACGGTTTTTTCTCGTTTTTCATGGCCGTGGGCAACGTGCTAGGTTACGCAGCAGGGTCCTACAAAGGTCTCCACAAGATGTTTCCCTTCACGGAGACCAAGGCCTGCGACGTGTTCTGCGCAAATCTCAAGAGCTGCTTCTTTTTCTCAATCCTCTTGCTGCTGTTTTTAGCAACGGTTGCTCTGCTCTACGTAAAGGACAAGCAAGTGGAAGCACGGGCCTTGGATGACGCCACGCAACCCTCGTGCTTCTTTCAGCTTTTCGGTGCTCTGAAAGAGCTCAAGAGACCGATGTGGATGCTGATGCTGGTGACAGCTGTGAACTGGGTGGGGTGGTTCCCTTACTTTTTGTTCGACACCGATTGGATGGGGCGCGAGGTGTACGGTGGTCAAGTGGGGGAGGACGCGTACGCCAATGGAGTGCGCGTTGGGTCGCTAGGGCTGATGGTAAACGCCGTCGTTTTGGGCTTCATGTCGCTGGCGGTGGAGCCGTTGGGGAAGATGGTTGGGGGAGTGAAGAGGCTGTGGGCGATTGTGAACTTTATTCTGGCAATTGGGTTCGGAATGACGGTGGTGATCACCAAGGTGGCGGAGCACCAGCGCAAGATGAATCCCGCCGCCGTGGGTCACCCCTCCGAAGGGGTGGTGGTTGGGTCCATGGTTTTCTTTGGGGTTCTCGGAGTTCCTCTTGCG ATTACTTTCAGTGTTCCATTTGCTCTAGCATCAATATACTGCAGCGCTTCAGGAGCAGGCCAAG GTTTATCTTTGGGAGTCCTCAATCTTGCAATTGTGGTGCCACAG ATGGTGGTGTCTACATTAAGTGGTCCTTGGGATGCTTTGTTTGGTGGTGGCAACTTGCCGGCTTTCATGGTGGGTGCCGCGGCGGCCGCATTGAGCGCCATAATGGCGATTGTCTTGCTGCCAACTCCAAAGCCAGCTGATGAGGCCAAGGCTTCAAGCATGATGGCAGGGGGCTTTCACTAG